The region GCTAACAATGGCACTCTGCTTAttcagagagaaaggcaggatataaatcatttaaataaatactgtctttaaaaaattaaaataaaataattaagtcTGTGTagtatgtgcattttttttaaatgtacttaCTACTAAGTAGACTACAACAGGTTCCAGAATGCCTCAGATCTTTTTGTTGCATGTTTATGTGGTTTGCCTCTTGACCTGTGCCTTTTAATAATAGATGATGACTCACATAATACGTTGAGCCACATTTCTAATTTGGCAATCTATTTGATGAAGAGTAGGCAAGCAAGTTGTTCACTGGCAAAGGAGGAACACCGTAGATTCTTATTTGCTATGCCTATAAATCTCTCGTCCTTTGGAGGGCAATATTAAATATttgaccagtgtttttcaaaatgtGCTTCTAAGAGCCCTGGGAGACCCCGTCAAGGGCTCAATGTGCActccataagtggctgccatctttgTGGGGCTGCTGCACTCCACACAGGCACTCTGTGGTGCCCAGAGTCTCAATTTAGGAGCATAAAAGGCTTCAGAGACCAAAAAGTCTGATATCCGCTGTATTAGGCTTCAATTATGTATGAGAATTCTTGTAAATACATTTGGAGGGCACCATGTGCCATGTATGTACACAGGAAATGCTCACTATCCCCAAATGATATGGACTGCCTTTTTGCTTAATTAGAATTTCACTCCTCTGTGGATGGAGTCCTGCCTGAGAACTGTAGTAAGAATGTTTAAATGCCGCCTTTTGACACAAAGTTCACAATGCAGCTcatataacaaaataaatcaatagatTGGTTTGTAGATGTACTGCCCAGAGTTCTAAAGGAAAGCAGGGATATTCATTAATATGGCGCAATGAGATACCATTTGGAGTTCAACTGTTCCCTTGTTTTGTGTCTTTTACCCAGGCTGTGGAGATCCTGAAAACTGCTAGGGAGATCATCATGAGAGTTCGTTTCTTTCCTTATAGTAAGTTCTGCTGCTACTCTGTAAAATCCGTAGCTGATGTTAAAACATATCAAATGTTTGGCGGTTCATTGCTCTTTGCCCTTGCAACAGCTCTGCAATACAAATCACTATTATTCCTACTTTTATAGGTGGGATTGACTTGGATTGAATAGCATACACAAAGCCACACCATAAATGTATTACTGACCTAAAAAGAACACCTTATCCCCCTAGTCAGATTTTGGTAGTAATAATTTCCATAAAAATGCAGTTGGCAGAATCACCTTCCATCTTATAGTTTGCTTTAAACAGCTTCTAGGCACGATAGTTCAGTGTTGCCTCCCTGTTCAGAGgcaaaatattgggggggggtctTTTGTCATCACCTCTAGCTGGTGGGCTTCCCATTGGAGTATCCAGTTGGCCACTGTGGTAAGCAGAAAGCTGTCTTGGGCAGGGGGCATCATTTGTTAAGGTCTTCCAGACCTATGGTGTAGTCTCATTTGGAATGCTCTGTACATTTCTTTTTGCCACACCTGGAAAAGGAAAGTGGAGAACTGGAATAAGTGTAAAAGAAGGCAGCCAAAATGATTGGAGAGCTGGATAACCATAACAAGAAAAGGCTaaaatgtttggggctttttagcttggaaaaaagcaGCTAtgcagggacatgattgaggcttacaaaattatgtatggtggagagagagaaaaagggaggCCACTTCACTAGGAGTAAAGCAGGGGGTTATCTATTGAAACCGATTGATGAGAGATTCAGGCTAGACAAACTGAGGGGATGCTTCACACAGTGCATTGTTGGTTTGTGGAATTCATTACTGCAAGgtgtggctttaaaagggggtgATTGAACATATTCATGGAGACCAAGTCTGTCACTGgcaactagtcatgatggctttaGCTAACCTCCAGCAgaatgcctctgaatgccagctgtAGGGGAGAAGTATGCCCTCCTGTCCTGCTTGTgaggtttcccagaggcagctgggggGCGGGCCTTCTGTGGGGCAATAGGGTTCCTTTGGACCCCATCCAGCAGGACTGCTTTGATATTCATTCTGTTTCTCACTTCCCTTCCAGAttaccagaggcagaaagagagAACGGTTCACTAGATACTTCTCAGCTCCGGCCTCCTCTGTGGCAAGAGTTCACCAGCCTCCAAACAGATCTTCTTTTGGGGGCTACTTTTTTTCTGAACAGTGCTAGGGACTTTCAGACTCTCTTGTGCAAGCTCCTGCTTTGGGCTAGTGGAGGTGATTGTGGCACAGGCCTGCCTTTTTGGGTGGAGGGGTACAGAGCAGAGTTGAGTCCCTGAAGAGAACCAAGCCACTTCTTACTTCACAAAGTGGGACACAGAGAGTAGGACTTAAGCTTTTAGCTCTTTTGCTGAGCTGGGAAATGACTGTTGATTTACTGAGCATGCCAGCACCAGAGGACATCCTTATGTGCTGGGGGACTCTTTATCcaagagcttttttttttgtcatagtTGCCTTATCTTTTCTGGAAAAAAGGGAGAAGAACAAGAAGCATCAGGCATAGGCAGGAGCAGCAAATGGGACTTCTGGCAGAAAGTGCCTTCAGATAGGTGATGGGCTTATGGTTGTGGTTTGGGGCACAAGATATTGTGGACATCTGTACTAAAccatagtgaaatgaatggggcttgTTCCTGGCTGCTTCACTGAACCTGTGCTGGAAGAACTTCAGATTAAGCATGCATTTGTTCAGTTTCGTGAAAGCAGAGCAGTTTAGGAATTGGCATAGTTTCAGATAGTAGTTGTGCTATTGGAATTAGTTGCTACCCCACAATTCTGGGGAAGGATTGGGAGTTTTTCTTTTCAACATAAATTTCTAACTGTAAGTATCAGTACTGAAAATGCAGGCACTCttattttaaatatgtaaataacCAGGGAGGGGGGCGCATTCTTTTCTCTCCTCTGTTTCTGCCATCACCATATTGTTCTCTGTGCTGCCTGATTCCTTTCCTTTATTTCAACCATCTCTATTCCAAATATTACTTACACAGAAAAAACCATGTAGATTCTGCACTCAAAAAGGGTGTGCAGACCTCAGTGTAAATTAAACACTTCTAAAGTATTAAAACTGAAATTGTTCAGAATTCTGTGGAAATGAACGATCATTTCTTGATGTTATCACAAGCACGCAATGCAACAGGCTCATTTATAACCTTAATCTGCCAAGGCATTCCgaaaaagggtgtgtgtgggtgtgtatatAATTCGAAGTCTCTGGTTCTACCAGCACCACATACAGTCAACTTAGTTAAAGTTATGGAGcggaaagctgctgctgctgcccctgctacCACCTGAGTAGCAATACAACTGATAGTAGGGTTTCTGCTTTTCATAGCAGGATTTTCTCCCCAGCTGCTCTACTTGTTTTTCAGTGCAGGTGTCATTTTAAATAAAGGTTAATTAGCTTGAGCTTCAGTCATGTAAGAGGTGAGGCAAAGAAGAGGTGCATCCTCACTTTGGCAGAGCCCCACCCAGAAAACCTACAACTGTGTTTTCCTTCACTTTGGACACTGAGCCTCTGGGTGGTGACCGGCATGAAGAAAGGGGGAATCGAGAAGCACCTGGATGCATAAACCGACTTGCTAGGGAAAAGGGTTTCAGTCCTTTGGGGGGGGCGGCATTTGTTACGTGCTGTTCAGGTCCTCGAGCAGAGATCCTAGGGAAGCAATAAAATGTTACTGCTCTGTTCTGGATTTTGCTATGACAGCTATTTGGAAAGATGTCAATATTTAATAAAACAGTGTTCACAACAGAACTGATGTATTATTCAGTTGCCTGGGGGAGCTGCTGGGCAAATTGGGGGCTAGCAATCCCTGTTACTGCTAAACTGGATATTTCTGTGTGGTCCGTGCCAGCTAAAACAATGACTGCAGAACATCAGACTTTGTTTAATGGGTACTGCAGGTGATCTCAGTATACAACCATGTGGCAAGAAACAGGACCTGGAGTAGCTGTAGGGTTCCTAACTGCTGGAAAATGTTCTGAGCTGCTACCatcataaagaacataagaacagccccactggatcaggccataggcccatctagtccagcttcctgtatctcacagcggcccgcaaaatgctccagggagcacaccagataacaagagacctgcatcctggtgccctcccatgcatctggcattctgacatagcccatttctaaaatcaggaggttgtacgtcatggcttgtaccccgtaatggatttttcctccagaaacttgtccaatccccttttagaggcatccaggtcagatgccatcaccacaccctgtggcaaggagttccacaaaccgaccacacgctgagtaaagaaatattttcttttgtctgtcctaaccctcccaacactcaattttagtggatgtcccctggttctggtgttatgtgagagtgtaaagagcagctccctatccactctgtccatcccctgcataattttgtatgtctcatcccccctcaggcgcctcttttctaggctgaagaggcccaaacgccgtagcctttcctcataaggaaggtgccccagccccataatcatcttagtcactctcttttgcaccttttccatttccactatgtcctttttgagatgtggtgaccagaactggacacaatattccaagtgtggccttaccatcgatttgtacaacggcattataatattagccattttgttctcaatacccttcctaatgatcccaagcatagaattggccttcttcactgccgccgcacattggtcgacactttcatcaacttgtccaccccccccccaagatctctctcctgatctgtcacagacagctcagaacccatcagcttatatctaaagttttgattttttgctccaatgtgcatgaccttacagaACATCGATTAGGGTGGATGGCCCTATCAAAAATGGACGTCATTTTTGATGCAGCTCTCAACTGAGATCTCACACAATCACAGCACTTCTCAATGAACAGACATGCTTCTcctgtttacccccccccccaggtattaTCCCTCTGTGTTGAAGTGCAGGTTGCAAGCCCCCTAGGCACAGGCATATTTTGCCATCCACTTGGCAAACTACTGGGGATGATGTTATGGTTATTCTGACCCTCAAGACCAGGTGTGCTActgtacattggtgtgctgtgaatggtgcgcaggtgtgctgcaggagtttggaacaCAGCGGTTGGAAAGCACTCAAAAACTCTTCTAGGTTTGGCAGCTgtgtttctggggcaactgtcttATACTTACTGCAAGCGGAGGAAGAGATAGTTTGTCACTAGTAGAGACAGTTGCtatagaaacagctgcagaacccagaagagattcctggaagtgacatcacaagaggcataGAGATCAGTGTCCTGGGAGAAGAAAAAGGTAGGAAATTGctgttcaagatgagttgtattGGCCTGGCCTGCTTTTGTGTCCTGCCTGGGCACTTCTCCAGGGCACCTGCCTGACCTGGTCTGCCTAGGACCCTGCAGATCCAGCAGAGCAAATCTGTGTCCAAGAAACCAGGAAGAAAGTTGTCCAGCGCAGAAGAGCTCTCTACTGAGCCCACTGGAGAAGTAAGCAAAAGGGGATTTTGTGTGTCAGAGTCTGAACAACCATGGCACCCTCCAATCTGCTACAGCCATTGCATGCTTTTAGTTCTCTTCCAATCCGAAATGGACTGTTAGAATTGGGATGATGCCTGCTTGTCCTCTCCAGATTTCCCTGACTTTCTGCAAGGACAGTTTCAAGAGAAAAACAACTGTGATTGGTGGAAACAGGCAGGTGTAATGATCTTTGGGTCAAGGAGAAAAGGCAAAACTTAAACTGAGGAGGTGGTTCCATGGTGTAATGGTTAGCACTCTGGACTTTGAATCCAGCGATCCGAGTTCAAATCTCGGTGGAACCtgcttttttttggagggggaagaggatCTCCCCCACTTTCTTCTCAGCTAGCCAAAGATGATGCTGGTTACAAGGTTGCAGCATCTCCGCGAGTAGAAACAGCCAGGAACAAGATCAGACTGAGCCTCTGATCCTAAGCAAGGAGAGAGCAGGCGCGGCAGTGACGTtgctagaggggggcaaggcgCCTCCGTTTTGTACCCACCTCCTGGAAGGGCTCCGAAGAGGAGGCTCCCTGcgcaacttagtgctttgccccctctagctacgccactgggtgcaggtCTAGAATGCTCACAGCTCCAACAAGCCAGGAGCAAAACCTCTTAGTCTGAGTGCAAAAGGTGccaaaggagggagaggagggtagGCACCGTAGCAGATGAGTTCCACACAAGGTGAGCACAGATGAATCAGACCTCAGTCCCACCGAATTCAGTGCCTTCTCTTCCCATTGTAGCCAAGCAAGAGGACCCCGGGAAGCCCCCCCGCCAGAGAGGACTTGCAGTCAATCATCCCCTTCCCTGTTGTGTGACGTCTGGCCCCTGATCTTCAACGATACACTGCTCCTGCATATGGAGGGTCTATTAAGTTTTCCAGGGCTCAGCGCCAGTGGCAGATCTCCCCGTCTCCATAAAGTTGTCTAATCATCTTTAAGTCAAAGTTTCAGTCTGATTTAGTGTCTCCCGCCCTCTTATCTTTTCCCTAAGAAAGTGTTTTCTGAGTTTACTATTTAGaagcatctgcctgcctgcctgcctgcctgcctggaaaTGAAGCAACAGAAGCCAACAGCCTGGCCAGGCGAGTTCAAGGGTTAATGCTTGATTTCTAGCAATGCGTTAAAGGAAGGTAAGGATGCAGACCtttgctcactttcctgggagtaagtcccattgaactcaatggaacttacttccagacatacataggattgtgctgtaagtgtaaCAGAACACTCGTAGGGCAGGACTGAGAACTGGACTTATGAGAACTGAGGACTGGAAGCTTGAGAACACCCAACACTTCTGAAAAGACAGTTTCTTTCCATTAGAAAGGAGCAACCACACTCCTGAAAGTTCTACATTAACAAGAGACTACAACGGCTTtaacagctgcattggtggttcAGTGGTAGAATTCTCGCCTGCCACGCGGGAGGCCCGGGTTCGATTCCCGGCCAATGcattgcaaagttttttttttgtttccttcccaTCTATTTTCACACAACTGATTACTTTTTCTTTGCAGAATAACACCTTGCATGATCATCAAGCACAGGCATAGGTTGTACTAGGTAGTGACGCCTTTGCAGTTGTGAAAATGTAGTTCTTTCATTGGAAATAATATCAAACGACTTTTCCAACAAGCCGAAATAGCTCAGTTGGGAGAGCGTTAGACTGAAGATCTAAAGGTCCCTGGTTCGATCCCGGGTTTCGGCAGCAATGAACgttttgttcccctaccttatGAAGTTGCCATTAACCTTCTACAAGTCGCTGATTAAAAGCATGATCGTTCACGGCCCGTTTAAACCATTTCAGCCCAGCGTTGCatctacgcaacagggatcaaatgtgtacacctgtgggctgggcagaaatgggttaattttgcCTGGACCATCAGCAGTGACTGCTGAAGACGCAGGTTCTGAGTTAGAAAAGAAGGTTCTTCATTCCAATGCAAGCTCTTTCTCCCAGATGTCCATCCTATTCCTGGGTGTGTGATCCAAGGCAGAGATAAACCCCACTGGAAGAGAGACGAACCATTAAAGAACCCACAAAGTGTTACATACAAAGCTGTTCTCTTGAGCTCTCTGATTGAATAGTCTTTAAAGGAAGCATCAGGGCAGCTCTGAAGAAAAGATCAGTAGGAGGTGAGGTGTACAGAGGTTGGCTTCAAAACTGATTTTTATTGGAAATTATGAAACATGGGAAATCACTTGCAAAAAGTATTAAGAAAGCAAAAGAGAATGAAGGAGATGCCAAATCCTATAGCTGACGAGGTGGCCGAGTGGTTAAGGCGATGGACTGCTAATCCATTGTGCTCTGCACGCGTGGGTTCGAATCCCATCCTCGTCGACTGTAGGTTTCCCTGGTTTggtttaattttctttttgttaaatTCAAAGCTACAATTACAGAGAAGGGGGGCGAAGGCCGTCAAACGAACAGCAGTGCAAATACTGCTGTTTTATTCATATAAAAACACTATGCATTTGTTGCAATAGGCATGActaacttaacccatttctgccctgcacACAGGTGTGCACCTTTGGtccatgttgcgtatatgcaacgttgagcattAACCCGAGGCAACTGTGGTTTTAgggttcttcctccctcccccctccccacaatgttAGTATAAAGAAAAAGCAGAGGTGCACGAATCACAGAGTACACTTGTTTGGAAAACTGTCACTGTGGAGTACGGTTAAGAGCTTACTTATAACCACTTGAAGAACATGGGGGCGCACGCTGGGTGCAATTCTAAGGCTCAGAACATCGCAGTCTGGACTGCAGCTTGGGGCGAGCACAGATGGGCGACTTCTGCTCTTTTCGGGCGGTTTTGGGTGGCTCTTAAAAGAGCCGTTGGATTGCAAAGGCTGCTGCAGCTATTCAAAATCTTCACTTCTTCCTGCTGACCACCTTCGCGTTGGTGGCCTTGGGCTTGGCCTTCGCCTTGGGCTTCAGCGCTTTGGCTGGGCTCTTGGTGATCTTCTTGGTCTTGGTGATCTTGACCTTCTTGGGGCTCTTAGCGGCCTTCTTAGCCCCTCTTGCGGCCGAGGTTGCTTTGATTGCCGTCTTGGTCTCCACCTTCTTGCCCTTCTTAGCGGCTGCTGCGGGCTTCTTGCCCTTGGCCCCGGCCTCGGACTGCTTGCCGAGCCGGAAGGAGCCGGAGGCGCCCGTGCCCTTGGTCTGCACCAGGGTGCCCTTGGACACGAGGCTCCTCAGGCCCAGCTTGATACGACTATTGTTCTTCTCCACATCGTAGCCGGAGGCGGCCAGGGACTTTTTCAGCGCCACCAACGAGACACCTCTGCGCTCCTTGGAGGCGGATACCGCCTGAGTCAGCAGCTCCGTCACGACAGGTCCGCAGTCAACCATCCTGGACTCAACTACCTCAACGCCACAGCCAGCCCAGACTGAAAGGTGGCTAGCCACAGAGCCTCCTATTTATAGAAGAGGAGCTGCTCTCTAATTGGTGCGTTCTAAGCAGCGCTCCCCGCCAATCAGAATGCCTCCCGGTCCTGGCATCCTGGAGTTTCTTTCCGCTGCACGGAAGAGCCAGAGTCCCTTGGGGATTCCTCCCATCTTGGGCAAGAGTAGGTTTTGGGcacccattgaaatcagtggggcttacttcttagtagacatgcttgggcttgtACTGTAAAATGGGGTGCatgaaagtcccactgaactttcAGTGAGATTTATTCCTGAGTAAAGGCTTACCCAGTAagactgcactcctatc is a window of Tiliqua scincoides isolate rTilSci1 chromosome 5, rTilSci1.hap2, whole genome shotgun sequence DNA encoding:
- the LOC136651665 gene encoding histone H1.3-like, which gives rise to MVDCGPVVTELLTQAVSASKERRGVSLVALKKSLAASGYDVEKNNSRIKLGLRSLVSKGTLVQTKGTGASGSFRLGKQSEAGAKGKKPAAAAKKGKKVETKTAIKATSAARGAKKAAKSPKKVKITKTKKITKSPAKALKPKAKAKPKATNAKVVSRKK